The genomic window GGACCTGGTCGTTCGGCATTTGGGGTCGACGGCGCTGTTCGCCTCGCACTTTCGCGAGAACGCCGCGCGGGCCCTGCTCTTGCCGCGTCGGCAACCGAATCGCCGCACCCCGCTGTGGCTCCAGCGCCGCAAGGCGGCCGACCTGCTCGCCGTGGCGGCGCGGTACGAGCGGTTTCCGATCCTGCTCGAAACCTACCGCGAGTGCCTGCGCGACGTGTTCGACGTGCCCGGGCTGCGCACCGTGTTGGCCGACGTCGCCCGGCAGGCGATCCGCGTTCATCAGGTCGAGACCGACGCTCCGTCGCCGTTCGCGGCCTCGCTCTTGTTCAATTACACGGGGAACTTTCTATACGAAGGAGATGCCCCGCTGGCCGAACGGCGGGCCCAAGCGCTTGCGCTCGATCATGGTCAGTTGCGCGAACTGTTGGGCGCCGCGGATTATCGCGAGTTGCTCGACCCGGCGGCAATCGACCAAGTCGAGCGGGAACTGCAGCGGCTTGACGAGCGGCGCGTCCGCGATCCCGACGCGATCCACGACCTGCTGCTCCACCTGGGAGACCTCGCCGAGGACGAACTGCAGGCCCGCGTCGACCCGACCGCGGTCGCCGCTGGGACGGCAGCCGCGTGGGTCGAGCAGCTCCTCGCCGTGCGACGGATCATGTGCGTCCGGCTAGGGGGCGAGTTACGACTTGCGGCGGCGGAGGACGCGGCCCGACTCCGCGACGCGCTGGGGGTGCAGCCCCCGCCGGGACTGCCGGAAGCCTTCCTCGAATCAGGCGCCGATCCGCTGGGAGACCTGTTGTCGAGATTCGCAAGGACGCGCGGGCCGTTCACCGTCGCCGACGCCGCGGCGCGATTCGGACTCGGCGAGGCGACTGTTCGCGCGGCGCTCGAACGGCTCGCCGAGAAGGGCCGGATCCTCGTCGGCGAGTTCCTGCCCGGCGCTGCGGGACAGGAGTGGGTCGACGCCGGCGTGCTCAAGCGGATCAAGCGGTTGTCGCTCGCCCGGTTGCGCAAACAAGTCGAGCCCGTGTCGCCGGAGACGCTCGCTCGGTTTCTCCCGGTGTGGCAGGGGGTGACGCAACCGCGGCGGGGGCTCGACGGATTGCTCGACGTCGTCGAGCAGTTGCAGGGGATCCCGCTGGCGGCGTCGGCCCTCGACGCGGCGATTCTGCCGGGGCGGATCATCGACTACTTCGCCGCCGATCTGGACGAACTGTGCGCCGTGGGAGAGGTCGTGTGGCGCGGGATCGAGGCGAGCGGCCCCCACGATGGCCGCGTCGCGCTCTACCTGGCCGACAGCTTTCCGCTCCTCGCACCGCCGCCGGCAATTGTCGACGAGCCGCTGGCTCAGCGGATCGTCGCCGCCCTCGGGGAGCGCGGGGCCATGTTCTTCGACGAGTTGGCCCGCAAGGCGGGCGGGTTTCAGCACGACGTGCTCGACATGCTGTGGCAGTTGGCGTGGGCCGGCGTCGTGACAAACGACACGCTGGCCCCGCTCCGCTCCCGGCTTCGTCGGCCGCGCAGCGGAGAACGACGCCCTCGACGCGGCCGTGACGCCGGGCGTCGGTTTCGCTCGCGCCGCATGGCCACGATCCCTGGCGCCGAGGGTCGCTGGTCGTTGCTGGACTACGGCGGCGACTCGGTTCCCTCGCCGACCCAGCGGCAGACCGCGCTGGCCGAACAATTGCTCAAACGCTACGGCGTCGTCACGCGGACCATCGCGGGGCGGGAGGCCCTCGCTGGCGGGTTCGGGGCTCTCTACCCGGTGCTGCGAGCGATGGAAGAGGCGGGGCGGGTCCGCCGAGGGTATTTCATCGAGGGACTCGGCGGGGCGCAGTTCGCCCTTCCCGGCGCCGACGACGGCTTACGTCGAGCCCCAATGTTGCGCGACGACGCTCCGGTGCAGGAACTCGCCCTGGTGCTCAGCGCGGTCGACCCGGCCAATCCGTACGGGGCGCAGGTCAAGTGGCCCGCGTCGAACGATCCCGGCGCCGCGCTGCAGCGGACCGGCTCGGCCGCGGTGATCGTCGACGCGGCGACGGGCCGATTGCTGGGATACCTCAGCCGCGGTGCGCGAAAGCTGTCGACCTTCTCCGCGCCGACTCTCGAGGACGAACCGCTCTGGCGACGACGATTGGCCGAGCGGCTCGCTCAACTCGCCTGCGACGCGGGGCCGCTCTTGGTGGAGCAGGTTGACGGCGCTCCGGTCGGCGACGCTCCGTTGGCCGACGAACTGCGTCGCGCTGGCTTCGTGCCGACGTCGCGCGGCTCGCTCCATCGCGGCGTCGGACGGACGACGCGGTTCGATCGGATGGCGACCGACCGGCGGCGATTTCCGCTCGACGCCGCCTCGCCGGCCAGCGACGACGCCTTGGCGGCCGAGTTGAGCGACGAGCCCCTCGACCAGGACGCCGACGATGCCTGAAGGGGACACGATCTTCCGCTCGGCTACCCAGCTTCGCCGAGCCTTGGCCGGGGGCGTCGTCGAGCGGGCGGCGGCGTGGGACCGGCTGCGCGATTCGCCGCTCGCCGGGCTCGCAGGCGAAACGATCGTCGCGGTGGAGGCCCGCGGCAAGCACCTGCTGATGCATCTGGGCGCTGCGGGCGCCATTCACTCGCATATGGGGATGACCGGCTCGTGGCATCTCTACCCGCCGGGCGAGCCGTGGCGAAAGCCCCCCCGCCTGGCGGCGCTGGTGCTGACGGTCCGCGGAGTGGACGCAGTCTGCTTCACCCCCAAGACGCTCGAACTGCTATCCCCTGACGCGCTGCGACGGCATTCCCAACTGCAGCACTTGGGTCCGGACCTGCTGGCGGGGGAGTTCGCCGGCGAGGAGGCGCTCGCGAGGCTCCGCGCCGTGGACGCCGCGCCGCTGGGCGAAGCGATCATGAACCAGCGAGTCGTGAGCGGCATCGGCAACATCTACAAGTCCGAGGTTCTGTTTATCCGCGGGCTTGATCCGTTCGCCTCTGTCGCGGCGTACTCCGACCAGGAACTGGCAGCGCTGCTCGCGGAGGCTCGGCAGCTCATGCTGCGGAATTTACTGGGCCGCCCCCGGCAGACCCGCCTCAGCTCCGGGAGCCGACAATGGGTCTACCACCGCAGCGGACAGCCTTGTCTTAAATGCCGCGGCGCCATCGAGATGCGCCGCCAAGGGGACGCGGGCCGGTCAACCTACTGGTGCCCGTCGTGCCAACCGCCGCGGTGACGGCCGGGCTCGACGGGTTGAAGCTCGAAATCTCCGGAAACATACGCCGCCGCCCGATTTTTCGGGGATCTGCTTTAGGTGCAGATCAAGCCAGGGTAATATCGCATATTGCCCAAATCGCCGAGATCGCATTGCCCGAGATTCTTCTCCATCATGGCTAAATTGTTCAAGTCCTCTCGTCGCCTGATGACGTCGTTGTCCTGCTCGCCGCTTGGCCGTCGTCGGCTGGCGTTCGAAACCCTTGAGGATCGGCGTCTGCTCGCGGGGGCTCGGATCCAGATCAATGCCGCGGGGCAGACCGGCTCGGAAACGATGCAGCTGTTGATCGACGGAACTCCCGTCGCGATCTGGAACAGCGTGGGGGGGAATACGTCGACCGGCGCCTACGCCAGCTTCGCCTACGATCATGACACGTCGGTGACGATCGACCGCGTGCGGGTCGCGTTCACCAACGACGCCTTCAACGGCGCAGGGGCGGATCGCAACCTCTTGGTCGACTCGGTCGTCCTCGACGGCAAGCGATACGACACCCGCGCCGACAACGTCTTTTCGACCGGCACCTGGATGGCGGGGATCGGAGTGACGCCGGGGTACAAGCAGAGCCCCTGGCTCCACGTGAACGGCCAGTTCCGCTACGGCCAAGCCCCTTCGACGATCGACGTGCTGGCCGCGGGGCGACTCGGCGAGGAACGGATTGCGCTGCAGATTGACGGCGCCACGGTCGCCACGTACGACGTGACCGGCGGCGATTACCTCGGCGGGTCGAACTACCAGCGGTTCACCTATCACCATTCGGCGCCGTTGTCCGAGAACCAGGTCCGGGTCGCGTTCATCAACGACGCCGTCACCGAGACGGGCGATCGCAACGTGCGGATCGACGGCATCCTGCTCGACAACGTGAAGCACGAATCCGAGGCTCCGGGCGTCTTGACGACCGGCAGCCCCGGCTACGGCGGCGTGCCGCAGTTTCTGCAAGTCGACAAGATGTTCATCAACGGGTACTTCCAGTACGGCGACAACCGCACCGCCGTCGCCCCGCAGCTCAACCAGACTCAGATCGTGATCCGCGCCGCCGGCTCGATCGGCGATGAAACCATGGAACTGCGGATCGGAGGCGTCACGTTCGCCACGTTCGTCAACGTCGGCGGCAGCGCGGGGACCGGCGTCTTCAACGAGTTTCGTTACACGTTGACCGGCACGGTGTCGCCGTCGCAGGTGAGCGTCGCCTTGACCAACGAGTTGGGAAGCTACACCTACGATCGTAACCTGCGGGTCGATTGGGTCTCGATCGGCGGAGTCGTTTACCAGTCCGAGGCGGCCGACGTCTATTCGACCGGGACGTTCGTCAGCGGCGTCGGCATCCGGCCCGGCTACTGGCGCACCGAGTGGCTTCACGGCAACGGCGAGTTTCGCTATGCGACCCCCGGCAATCCCGGCACGATCGCCCTGGGGACGTCGCTGATCAGCGTCGACGAGAATGCCGGGACCGTGTCGATTCCTGTGGTGCGAACCGGCGGCAGCGCCGGGACGGTGGCGGTCGACTATACGACCGTTCCGGGCACGGCGACCGCGAACGTCGACTACGTCACCGCCAGCGGCACGCTCGTCTTCGCTCCCGGCGAAACGAGCAAATCGATCGTCGTTTCGATTCTCGACGACGCGACGGACGAACTCAACGAAACGTTCAACCTAGCGACCGATCGCGTGCTGGGGGGAGCCGTCCTCGGCCAGCCGCGCACCGCGACGATCACCATCGTCGACGACGACGGTCCCCCGCCTCCCGGCAGCGGCAACGGGCTTCTGGGCGCCTACTACAACGGTCAGTACCACCAGTCCCTTGTCTTCGAGCGGACCGACGCGACGATCGACTTCGACTGGGTCCTCGGCTCGCCCGGACCGGGGGTTGCGGCCGATCTGTTTTCCGTGCGCTGGGTCGGACAGGTCGAGGCCCGGTTCAGCGAGACCTATACGTTCCGCACGAGCACCGACGACGGCGTGAATCTGTGGGTGAACGGGGTCCAGTTGGTGGCCCAGTACCGCGATCAGGCGCTGACCAGCCATCAAGGGTCGATCGCGCTGGTCGAGGGGCAAAAGTACGACCTGATGATGGAGTACTACGAAAAAACCGGCTACGCCCTCGCCAAGCTCGAATGGTCGAGCCCCAGCACCCCTTGGGAGGTGATCCCCGCCAGCCAGCTTTACAGCCCGCCGCCGCAGATCACGATCCCGGGCACGTTCGCCGGGCAGACGATCGCCACAGGACTGTCGGGACCCACGGCGCTCGACTTCGACTCTACGGGGCGAATGTTCGTCGCCGAGCAACGGGGCGTGGTCCGTGTCGTGCAAGACGGACAATTGCTGGCCCAGCCGTTCCTCGACATTCAGCCGCAGGTCAACTTTATCCAAGACCGAGGCATGATTGGTCTGGCAGTTCACCCGGACTTTCCGGCCACGCCGTACGTGTACGTCTCCTACGTCTACGACCCGCCGGAGACCGCGAATTTCACCGGGCTCGCCGGGCGCGACGGGGGAGGAAACCGCGTCTCGCGGGTCAGCCGGTTCACCGCCGACGCCGCGGCCGGATACAACCGAGCCGTCCCGGGGAGCGAAGTCGTGCTGATCGGCGCAAACGGCACGTGGAACAACATCAGCCACCCCGAACTCGACAGCACCAACGACATCAACATTCCTGCCACAGGCGGCCCCGACGGCTCGATGCAGGACATCCTGATCATCGACACCTTGACCCACGCCGTCGGCAATCTCGTGTTCGGCCCCGAAGGGGCGCTGTACGTCGCCAACGGCGACGGGGCCTCGTACGGCCGCGTCGATCCCCGCGCGGTCCGCGTACAGAACATCGACAGCCTGTCGGGCAAGATTCTGCGAGTCGACCCGATCACCGGCCAGGGCCTGCCGTCGAACCCCTACTACAACGGCGATCCCGACGCCAATCGCTCGAAGGTCGTCAATTACGGGCTGCGCAACCCGTTCCGCTTCGCCATCCAGCCTGATTCGGGCACGTTGTTCGTGGGCGACGTCGGGTGGAACACTCATGAGGAGATCAACTCGGGCTGGGCAAAGAACTTCGGCTGGCCCTACTACGAAGGGATCCAAGGACAAAACGCTCAGACGGGCGGTTACAACACGCTGGCGACGGCCGCGGCGTTTTACGCCAACAACAACGCCGTCCCGCCGCTGTGGTCGCGCTCGCACGCGGCCGGCGGGGTGGCGATCGTCGTCGGCGACTTCTACACGGGAACCGCCTACCCCGAGCAATACCGCGGGGCCCTGTTCTTCTCCGATTTCGGCGACAACCAGTTGCGATATCTGCGCGTCAACGAGGACGGTTCGCTCCGTTCGATCGCGCCGCTCAATCTCAACGTCGGCCCCGTCGTGGAAATGTCGATGGGTCCCGACGGGTTCATGTACTACGTCGACATCAGCGGCAAGATCGGGCGGCTGACCTTCACGCCGACGACCGCCGTCGCAGCGGCGGCGTTGCCAGGATCGGCGGGCGATGCGAACGGCGACGGCGCGGTCGACGGCGGCGACTTCCTGGCGTGGCAACGAGAAGCCGCCGCCGTCGAACCGGCGCTGGCGGCCGACCAACTGCAAAGTTGGCGCAATGAATTCGGCGTCGGTCCGGCGAGCGATCCGGCCCTCGCTTGGCTGGCGTACTCGGCGCCGGTTGACGAGGACGAGTCGTTCGTTGCTCCGCCGATCGCACAGCTGCCGTCTTGGGAGCCGTCGGTCGAGACCTTGTTCGACGACGAGATTCCCGCGAGCGACGACGACTTAATCGACGACCAACGTTGGTCCGCAGAACCCGACGCGACCGACGAGGCGTTCGCGCTCTACGGCGACGACGAAGTCGGGGCCGCTGTGCTCACGGCGTTCTAGGCTTGGACTGGGGGAACGCGTTCGAGGCTGCGCCGCTCAATCTCGAACATCGCCCGGCTCGTCACGATGAGCGCGAGGACGGCGTTTGCCCCGACGCCAGCCGGACGTCGCTTTGCCGAAGGCCGGCGGCCGCGGCGCTCGACCGGGCAAGATCCTGCGAGTCTTCGACGCTTTGAATCCACGCGGCGTTGGCCCGGTCGTCGACGGCGACATGGGCGAGGGCTTGCATGTCGAGATCGATCTCGCGCTCCAGGAAGAACATTGCCGCGAAGGCGACCAGTCCCCCGCCGCTGACCGCCTTCAGCAGCCAGTCGTATTGCTTGCCGTAGAGCACGATCAGCAGCACCCCCAACAGCGGCACCAAGGCCGACAACGCGAGGTGGAATCGGTTGAGCCGGCCGACCCGTGCAAGCGTCGACTTGCGCGGCCCGGCGATCACCCCTCGTCGCATCTGGTCGGGGACGAAGTATCGCACGACAAGCGCCGTGATCATCAGGTACGGGTATGCAATCGCCGCAAACCCGGCCAGCGCGAGCGACACGAAAAAATGAATCTGGAACTCCGCATCGCGAAGGTCGGCGTATTCCCAGGCCAAGGCGATCGGGAACACGGCTCCCGAAATCGCCCAAATGACCAGCAGCATTTTGGACACGAAGCCGCCGAACATCAGCAGTTGAGAACACCCGACGCTCGCCGAGCGCGGCGCATCAGGCCGCAACATTCGCAGCGTTTTCCAGGCAAACCAAGCGCCCACCCCGATGCCGATGGGGAACGCCAGCCCGTTGACCCACAACTGAACCGCATCGAACGTCTTCATCAGCGCCGAGTGGACGTCGTTTATCTCGGGATGCGAAATCTCCAAGTCCGGATCCGACAGCCGCAGCAGGTTGTAGTGGTAATTGAACGCCGCGACGAGGGCGTTGGGGATCAGTCCCGCCAATACGACGGTGACGATCGGCCATGCCAAGGCGATCCGTCCGACGAGGCTCGTAGGCGGTTGCAGCAGCTTCCAGCAGCGCTTGTTGAGGCACAGCTGCAGGGCTTGACCCAACTCGCGGGCCGAGGCGTAGCGCTCCGCGACGTCGGGCGCGAGCGCCTTTTGCAACGTCTGACGCAGCGCCGCAGGGCAGTCCGCCGGCAGGGTCGCGGCAAGTTGATTCAGGTCGACTCCGCGCCGGCTGTCGATCATCCGCTGCAGTCGGGCAAGGGTCCCGCCGCCGCCGGGAATCGCCTCGTCGGCGAACGGTCGCCGGCCGACGAGCATTTCCCACAACAGCACTCCCAACGAGTACACGTCGCTCGGCTCGCGGACTTGGTGCGGCGAGCCCCCGAGCAGCGGGTGGCACGCCTCAAGCTGCTCAGGCGACATGTACGCCAGCGAACCGCCGAACGTGTCGGTCGGGTCCTCGTCGGCCCGGCCGCCGTTGTAACTGACGTTGAAGTCGGCGAGCTTGGGCGTCCCGTCGGCCGTCAGCAGCACGTTGGCCGGCTTGATGTCGCGGTGGAGCACGCCCCGCGAGTGGGCGTAGGCGAGCCCCTCGGCCAACTCGGCCCCCAACTTGCAAACGACGTCGGCCCAGGGGGAATCGGCGAACCAGGTGCGGCGCTCCGAACTCGACGGCGGCAGGCTTCCCGCCGCAGCCAGCCGCGCGTCGATCGCGGTCAGCATCATGTCGCCCGCGGGGCGACCGTCGTAACTGTCGCGGACCCGCGACAACGCGTCCTGCAGCGTCCCGCCGGGGACGACCTCCATGTACAACAGCCGTGCCGGCGGGTCGACGCTGCTCCGCTGGTCGTACACCCGCACCACGTGGGGGTGATCGAGCTGGGCGAGCGTCTGCGGCTCGCTGCCGACGTGGCGCGAGATCTTCAGCGCCACCAGCCGCTCCATCGACTGCTGTCGAGCGAGGTAGACCTTGGCGAACGCCCCCGATCCCAGCGGCGTGATCAGGTGAAAGTCGTCGATCACGTCTCCCGGCTTGAGCTCGCCCAGCGGCGGACCGCTCGGTCGCTCGCGTCGCTCCTTGCCCGACGCGACCACCGTGTCGTTGTAATAGGTGTTCGTCGGACTCCCGGGGGCCGACATCCCGCCCAGCAGGTTGCAGACGGCGTCGGCCTGCCGCGGAAAGCGGCGACGAATCTCCAGGTCGTCGACCCCGTCGCCGGCCTGCACCCGGGCCTGGACCTCCTCGTAAATCAGCTCGACCGGCAACTGGTCCGCCGGCCCCAGTTCGGGCACGTCGGCGAGATACGGTTCAAGTTTTCGCGGTTCACGGCCGTGTTGCCAGCGGTGCTCCAGGTCGAGCTTCACCAGTTCCACCGCCAGCACCGCGGCGTCGCCATCGGCCAGATTGCCGAGAAAATCGCGGATCGCGGGGGGCTCTCCCTGCACCTCGAGCGCCACGGCCCAGGTCGCCGAAAAGGCGTCGAGCCGCTCGGCAATCGCATCCCACGCCGGCTCGATGGTAGGAGAACTGCCGCCGAGTGAGCTAGAATGACCGTCGCTAGGTGACATGGCGCAAACAGAAAGTAACCGCTGCCAAGCCGGGGAAACGCTCCCGACGGATTTTGCCGCTCTATCTTAACCACGGAGGCGCGGAGGGCCCAGGGAACTGACCGTGCCGAGTCGCGAGGCGCCGAGAACTCGGTGAATCCCAACCGGGCGGTCGCTCGGTGGGGGCCGCCCCTCACGCCGTGGTTCGACTCCGCCTGCTCCGTAACTCCGTGGTTCCTGCCGACTTGCCAACTGCCGCTGACTGCAAGGATCGTCGTCGTGAGTTCCCATGATACGACAATAGTCGCCCGGCTTCGATCCGGCGACGAAACGGCCCTGGCGGAGTTCGTTGAAACGAATCGCCCCGCTCTGCTGGCGTTCATCCGCAGCCGGACGGGCGCCCATCTGGCCAAGAAGATCGAGCCCGAGGACATCCTCCAAGACGCCAGCATCGAAGCGATTCGCTCGCTCGAGAAAACGCCGCTGGAGAACTGGGATCCCCTCCACTGGCTGTTTCAGATCGCCGAACGCAAGATCATCGACGCCCATCGGCGATTCTTCGAGAGCCAGAAGCGCGCCGCCTCGCGCGAGGCCGCGCTCCCCGAGAACTCGGCCGCCGGGGTCGGTCTGGCGAACTTGCTCGCCGCCAGCATGACCACTCCCAGCGAGGCGTTCTCGCGCGATCAACGTCAGTTGCGCGTTCT from Pirellulales bacterium includes these protein-coding regions:
- a CDS encoding sigma-70 family RNA polymerase sigma factor, with protein sequence MSSHDTTIVARLRSGDETALAEFVETNRPALLAFIRSRTGAHLAKKIEPEDILQDASIEAIRSLEKTPLENWDPLHWLFQIAERKIIDAHRRFFESQKRAASREAALPENSAAGVGLANLLAASMTTPSEAFSRDQRQLRVLAALDLLPPDQREALRLRYLVGLPSKEIAHKLGKTDGAVRVMLSRSLAKLQEMLAEEQ
- a CDS encoding DEAD/DEAH box helicase, translating into MPAPEAPAVDSLSGMDAFHPCTRRWFADSFDGPTLIQRSAWPTLATGRSALLLAPTGSGKTLAAFLAAIDRLIFHEGSPSPAGDPAAGGTSRRQRGEPVRAPAPGVRVVYVSPLKALAVDVDRNLRAPLAGIHATADRLGAAHCLPRVAVRSGDTSPADRRDIARRPPDILITTPESLYLMLTSKSRDVLAGVETVIVDEIHAVAATKRGAHLFISLERLERLRRQANPAACPLQRIGLSATQRPLEEIARLLGGGEATANPDEPPRRRPVEIIDASEPKRLELSVEVPVDDMTDLSRPQEFTPGPTAGPSQPPSIWPAIHPRLVELIRRHRATMIFVNSRRLAERLATAINESAGEEIAQAHHGSIARPQRAAIEDRLKRGQLPAIVATSSLELGIDMGAVDLVVQIEAPPSVASGMQRIGRAGHHIGAPSKGVVFPKYRGDLLACAAATGRMRVGYVESTRYPRNPLDVLAQQIVAIAAMETLSVDELYATVRGAAPLAELPWSLFEGVLDLLAGRYPSDEFSELRPRLNWDRLAGTVGPRKTSQRIAVLNAGTIPDRGLYGVFLAAEPGATGLRVGELDEEMVFETRPGEIFLLGASSWRVQEITRDRVIVVPAPGEPGKMPFWRGDGPGRPLDFGRAVGELTRRLAREDRAAIAESLRGEAGLDERAAANLLAYVDDQLAATGEAPTDRTIVVESFLDEIGDWRIVILSPLGARIHAPWALAIAQRLRDEQGLEIDMMWADDGIVLRLPESERPPGVDQLLPAADEVEDLVVRHLGSTALFASHFRENAARALLLPRRQPNRRTPLWLQRRKAADLLAVAARYERFPILLETYRECLRDVFDVPGLRTVLADVARQAIRVHQVETDAPSPFAASLLFNYTGNFLYEGDAPLAERRAQALALDHGQLRELLGAADYRELLDPAAIDQVERELQRLDERRVRDPDAIHDLLLHLGDLAEDELQARVDPTAVAAGTAAAWVEQLLAVRRIMCVRLGGELRLAAAEDAARLRDALGVQPPPGLPEAFLESGADPLGDLLSRFARTRGPFTVADAAARFGLGEATVRAALERLAEKGRILVGEFLPGAAGQEWVDAGVLKRIKRLSLARLRKQVEPVSPETLARFLPVWQGVTQPRRGLDGLLDVVEQLQGIPLAASALDAAILPGRIIDYFAADLDELCAVGEVVWRGIEASGPHDGRVALYLADSFPLLAPPPAIVDEPLAQRIVAALGERGAMFFDELARKAGGFQHDVLDMLWQLAWAGVVTNDTLAPLRSRLRRPRSGERRPRRGRDAGRRFRSRRMATIPGAEGRWSLLDYGGDSVPSPTQRQTALAEQLLKRYGVVTRTIAGREALAGGFGALYPVLRAMEEAGRVRRGYFIEGLGGAQFALPGADDGLRRAPMLRDDAPVQELALVLSAVDPANPYGAQVKWPASNDPGAALQRTGSAAVIVDAATGRLLGYLSRGARKLSTFSAPTLEDEPLWRRRLAERLAQLACDAGPLLVEQVDGAPVGDAPLADELRRAGFVPTSRGSLHRGVGRTTRFDRMATDRRRFPLDAASPASDDALAAELSDEPLDQDADDA
- a CDS encoding serine/threonine protein kinase; the protein is MSPSDGHSSSLGGSSPTIEPAWDAIAERLDAFSATWAVALEVQGEPPAIRDFLGNLADGDAAVLAVELVKLDLEHRWQHGREPRKLEPYLADVPELGPADQLPVELIYEEVQARVQAGDGVDDLEIRRRFPRQADAVCNLLGGMSAPGSPTNTYYNDTVVASGKERRERPSGPPLGELKPGDVIDDFHLITPLGSGAFAKVYLARQQSMERLVALKISRHVGSEPQTLAQLDHPHVVRVYDQRSSVDPPARLLYMEVVPGGTLQDALSRVRDSYDGRPAGDMMLTAIDARLAAAGSLPPSSSERRTWFADSPWADVVCKLGAELAEGLAYAHSRGVLHRDIKPANVLLTADGTPKLADFNVSYNGGRADEDPTDTFGGSLAYMSPEQLEACHPLLGGSPHQVREPSDVYSLGVLLWEMLVGRRPFADEAIPGGGGTLARLQRMIDSRRGVDLNQLAATLPADCPAALRQTLQKALAPDVAERYASARELGQALQLCLNKRCWKLLQPPTSLVGRIALAWPIVTVVLAGLIPNALVAAFNYHYNLLRLSDPDLEISHPEINDVHSALMKTFDAVQLWVNGLAFPIGIGVGAWFAWKTLRMLRPDAPRSASVGCSQLLMFGGFVSKMLLVIWAISGAVFPIALAWEYADLRDAEFQIHFFVSLALAGFAAIAYPYLMITALVVRYFVPDQMRRGVIAGPRKSTLARVGRLNRFHLALSALVPLLGVLLIVLYGKQYDWLLKAVSGGGLVAFAAMFFLEREIDLDMQALAHVAVDDRANAAWIQSVEDSQDLARSSAAAAGLRQSDVRLASGQTPSSRSS
- a CDS encoding Fpg/Nei family DNA glycosylase, yielding MPEGDTIFRSATQLRRALAGGVVERAAAWDRLRDSPLAGLAGETIVAVEARGKHLLMHLGAAGAIHSHMGMTGSWHLYPPGEPWRKPPRLAALVLTVRGVDAVCFTPKTLELLSPDALRRHSQLQHLGPDLLAGEFAGEEALARLRAVDAAPLGEAIMNQRVVSGIGNIYKSEVLFIRGLDPFASVAAYSDQELAALLAEARQLMLRNLLGRPRQTRLSSGSRQWVYHRSGQPCLKCRGAIEMRRQGDAGRSTYWCPSCQPPR
- a CDS encoding PQQ-dependent sugar dehydrogenase, with protein sequence MAKLFKSSRRLMTSLSCSPLGRRRLAFETLEDRRLLAGARIQINAAGQTGSETMQLLIDGTPVAIWNSVGGNTSTGAYASFAYDHDTSVTIDRVRVAFTNDAFNGAGADRNLLVDSVVLDGKRYDTRADNVFSTGTWMAGIGVTPGYKQSPWLHVNGQFRYGQAPSTIDVLAAGRLGEERIALQIDGATVATYDVTGGDYLGGSNYQRFTYHHSAPLSENQVRVAFINDAVTETGDRNVRIDGILLDNVKHESEAPGVLTTGSPGYGGVPQFLQVDKMFINGYFQYGDNRTAVAPQLNQTQIVIRAAGSIGDETMELRIGGVTFATFVNVGGSAGTGVFNEFRYTLTGTVSPSQVSVALTNELGSYTYDRNLRVDWVSIGGVVYQSEAADVYSTGTFVSGVGIRPGYWRTEWLHGNGEFRYATPGNPGTIALGTSLISVDENAGTVSIPVVRTGGSAGTVAVDYTTVPGTATANVDYVTASGTLVFAPGETSKSIVVSILDDATDELNETFNLATDRVLGGAVLGQPRTATITIVDDDGPPPPGSGNGLLGAYYNGQYHQSLVFERTDATIDFDWVLGSPGPGVAADLFSVRWVGQVEARFSETYTFRTSTDDGVNLWVNGVQLVAQYRDQALTSHQGSIALVEGQKYDLMMEYYEKTGYALAKLEWSSPSTPWEVIPASQLYSPPPQITIPGTFAGQTIATGLSGPTALDFDSTGRMFVAEQRGVVRVVQDGQLLAQPFLDIQPQVNFIQDRGMIGLAVHPDFPATPYVYVSYVYDPPETANFTGLAGRDGGGNRVSRVSRFTADAAAGYNRAVPGSEVVLIGANGTWNNISHPELDSTNDINIPATGGPDGSMQDILIIDTLTHAVGNLVFGPEGALYVANGDGASYGRVDPRAVRVQNIDSLSGKILRVDPITGQGLPSNPYYNGDPDANRSKVVNYGLRNPFRFAIQPDSGTLFVGDVGWNTHEEINSGWAKNFGWPYYEGIQGQNAQTGGYNTLATAAAFYANNNAVPPLWSRSHAAGGVAIVVGDFYTGTAYPEQYRGALFFSDFGDNQLRYLRVNEDGSLRSIAPLNLNVGPVVEMSMGPDGFMYYVDISGKIGRLTFTPTTAVAAAALPGSAGDANGDGAVDGGDFLAWQREAAAVEPALAADQLQSWRNEFGVGPASDPALAWLAYSAPVDEDESFVAPPIAQLPSWEPSVETLFDDEIPASDDDLIDDQRWSAEPDATDEAFALYGDDEVGAAVLTAF